One Dysidea avara chromosome 7, odDysAvar1.4, whole genome shotgun sequence genomic region harbors:
- the LOC136261327 gene encoding NF-kappa-B inhibitor-interacting Ras-like protein 2 isoform X2, producing MSKTGPPGLGRPYRLVVVGDCNVGKTALIEHFVYGNHVVGKVYKPTIGDVYEACIESDRDKYENVQIFDTPGSLYTSESMQHRYEQDHFMSIADGFVLVYSITSRPSFDRIVNIRRMIAQKYKECPMVVVGSKADLEEERTHEAIYPAPWARAHNSKQSSWPGNNWGIKSPEGSLRMSLTSSSLVPRSPPADASYPSHGLLFSDCMQHK from the exons ATGTCTAAGACTGGCCCTCCTGGCCTAGGCCGCCCTTACAGGCTAGTCGTAGTGGGTGATTGTAATGTGGGCAAAACTGCTCTGATAGAACACTTTGTTTATGGGAATCACGTGGTCGGTAAG GTGTACAAGCCAACTATTGGGGATGTATATGAGGCGTGTATAGAATCAGACCGTGATAAATATGAAAATGTACAGATTTTTGATACTCCAGGATCG TTGTACACATCTGAAAGTATGCAACATCGCTATGAGCAAGATCATTTTATGAGCATTGCAGAT GGTTTTGTGCTTGTGTATAGCATCACATCACGACCATCATTTGATCGTATCGTCAACATCCGTAGGATGATTGCTCAGAAGTATAAAGAG TGTCCTATGGTGGTAGTCGGCAGTAAAGCAGACTTGGAAGAGGAAAGGACTCATGAAGCTATTTATCCTGCTCCTTGGGCGCGTGCTCATAACA GTAAACAGTCTAGTTGGCCAGGAAATAATTGGGGCATCAAATCACCTGAAGGAAGTTTACGGATGTCACTAACTTCATCATCCCTCGTACCTCGTAGTCCCCCAGCCGATGCCTCCTATCCATCCCATGGTCTATTATTCTCTGACTGTATGCAACACAAGTGA
- the LOC136261327 gene encoding NF-kappa-B inhibitor-interacting Ras-like protein 2 isoform X1, protein MSKTGPPGLGRPYRLVVVGDCNVGKTALIEHFVYGNHVVGKVYKPTIGDVYEACIESDRDKYENVQIFDTPGSLYTSESMQHRYEQDHFMSIADGFVLVYSITSRPSFDRIVNIRRMIAQKYKECPMVVVGSKADLEEERTHEAIYPAPWARAHNIRCFEVTVLDRETLKPPFAYVTWGMANPGKQSSWPGNNWGIKSPEGSLRMSLTSSSLVPRSPPADASYPSHGLLFSDCMQHK, encoded by the exons ATGTCTAAGACTGGCCCTCCTGGCCTAGGCCGCCCTTACAGGCTAGTCGTAGTGGGTGATTGTAATGTGGGCAAAACTGCTCTGATAGAACACTTTGTTTATGGGAATCACGTGGTCGGTAAG GTGTACAAGCCAACTATTGGGGATGTATATGAGGCGTGTATAGAATCAGACCGTGATAAATATGAAAATGTACAGATTTTTGATACTCCAGGATCG TTGTACACATCTGAAAGTATGCAACATCGCTATGAGCAAGATCATTTTATGAGCATTGCAGAT GGTTTTGTGCTTGTGTATAGCATCACATCACGACCATCATTTGATCGTATCGTCAACATCCGTAGGATGATTGCTCAGAAGTATAAAGAG TGTCCTATGGTGGTAGTCGGCAGTAAAGCAGACTTGGAAGAGGAAAGGACTCATGAAGCTATTTATCCTGCTCCTTGGGCGCGTGCTCATAACA TTAGGTGTTTTGAAGTGACAGTATTAGACCGAGAAACTCTAAAGCCACCCTTTGCTTATGTTACATGGGGAATGGCTAACCCTG GTAAACAGTCTAGTTGGCCAGGAAATAATTGGGGCATCAAATCACCTGAAGGAAGTTTACGGATGTCACTAACTTCATCATCCCTCGTACCTCGTAGTCCCCCAGCCGATGCCTCCTATCCATCCCATGGTCTATTATTCTCTGACTGTATGCAACACAAGTGA